In Limosilactobacillus sp. WILCCON 0051, a single window of DNA contains:
- a CDS encoding HAMP domain-containing sensor histidine kinase yields the protein MIQRLRNKFIAISTAALVIVLITIIGSMVSVSSIHAHRETNDILTLLSQHNGQLSTKNANAAAKKRLGSRFNREELFQYRYFSANISKDGKSIKIDNSHILTVSPDAIVDLAKTVQQRGRTRGIIRYQGTSYAYKMVKKKNGQIGIVFLDQSMIFKNTHDLMLSGIVLGIISLILFEFVLIMSSKRAIKPVIEAEQRQKEFITNAGHELKTPLSIISANTELEEMMNGESEWTQSNKQQVQRLTHLINLMISLAKLDERPELQLQEIDPATEVQKAIDNFKAVIAQSNHQLKYQLQPGLKIKADPNYYYELISILLDNANKYCDPNGTIFVDVNADKHGKNVLLKVGNSYAEGKNVDYNKFFERFYRNDTSHNNEKKSGFGIGLSIAQNLVKNFKGSLSVDWKDGTIYFTASFKSLKQSSRGNAKALTKTQ from the coding sequence ATGATTCAAAGACTCCGCAACAAATTCATTGCTATTTCAACGGCAGCCTTGGTAATCGTCTTGATTACGATTATTGGCAGCATGGTTTCGGTCTCCAGCATTCATGCCCATCGTGAAACCAATGACATTTTGACCCTGCTTTCTCAGCACAACGGCCAGCTTTCCACTAAAAATGCAAATGCAGCGGCCAAAAAGCGGCTGGGCTCTCGTTTTAATCGTGAAGAGCTGTTTCAATACCGCTATTTTAGCGCCAATATCAGCAAGGACGGCAAGAGCATCAAGATTGACAACTCTCATATCTTAACGGTCTCGCCAGATGCAATTGTCGATCTGGCAAAAACCGTTCAGCAGCGTGGGCGGACGCGCGGTATTATTCGCTATCAGGGTACCAGCTATGCCTATAAGATGGTCAAAAAGAAAAATGGTCAGATTGGCATCGTTTTTTTGGATCAGTCGATGATTTTCAAGAATACGCATGACTTGATGCTTTCTGGAATCGTTTTAGGCATCATCAGTCTGATTCTCTTTGAATTCGTGCTGATCATGTCATCCAAGCGAGCCATCAAGCCGGTTATCGAAGCTGAGCAGCGACAAAAAGAATTCATCACCAATGCTGGTCATGAATTAAAGACGCCACTTTCAATTATCTCAGCCAACACCGAACTGGAAGAAATGATGAATGGCGAAAGCGAATGGACTCAAAGCAACAAGCAGCAGGTTCAGCGACTGACGCACCTGATCAATCTGATGATTTCATTAGCCAAGCTGGATGAGCGCCCCGAACTGCAGCTGCAGGAAATCGATCCAGCGACTGAAGTGCAAAAAGCCATCGACAACTTCAAGGCCGTTATCGCTCAGTCCAATCATCAGCTTAAATATCAACTGCAGCCTGGTCTCAAGATTAAAGCTGATCCAAATTATTACTATGAGCTGATCAGCATTCTATTGGATAATGCCAATAAATACTGTGATCCTAATGGTACGATCTTCGTTGACGTCAATGCCGACAAACATGGCAAAAACGTGCTGCTCAAAGTCGGCAACAGTTATGCAGAGGGTAAAAACGTTGACTACAACAAGTTCTTTGAGCGATTCTACCGCAATGACACCTCGCATAACAATGAAAAAAAATCTGGTTTTGGGATTGGTCTTTCAATTGCCCAAAACCTGGTTAAAAACTTCAAGGGCAGCCTAAGCGTTGATTGGAAAGACGGCACCATCTATTTTACCGCCAGCTTTAAAAGTCTTAAGCAATCCAGTCGTGGCAACGCAAAAGCATTGACCAAAACACAGTAG
- the coaA gene encoding type I pantothenate kinase, giving the protein MDEWLNYDRFDRETWHSFFPYGKTFLTQENLEDIKSLNDQISLADVREVYLPLIKLIQLQYQNYLQMQLQKMTFLRKPMRRIPYIIGIAGSVAVGKSTSARLLQILLKRLMPDKRVELITTDGFIYPNRELEKRGIMARKGFPESYDMEKLLTFLNDVNAGEDCVKAPVYSHSVYDIIPDEYQKIEKPDVLIVEGINVLQLPTTQRIYVSDFFDFSIYIDAEPELIEQWYLERFGMLLDTAFQDPSNYYYPYTKGSRSQAFADARKVWNTVNLPNLRDYILPTRNRADVILHKAENHHIDRIYLRED; this is encoded by the coding sequence ATGGATGAATGGCTGAATTATGATCGTTTTGATCGTGAAACCTGGCATAGTTTTTTCCCCTATGGCAAAACTTTCTTAACCCAGGAAAATCTTGAGGATATTAAGTCGCTCAATGACCAGATCTCGCTGGCAGATGTACGTGAGGTCTACCTGCCTTTGATTAAGCTGATTCAGCTGCAGTATCAAAATTATTTGCAGATGCAGCTGCAGAAGATGACCTTTTTGCGGAAGCCGATGCGGCGAATTCCCTATATTATCGGCATTGCTGGTTCAGTTGCGGTGGGCAAGAGTACTTCCGCGCGCCTGCTGCAGATTCTGCTAAAGCGTCTGATGCCGGATAAGCGGGTTGAGCTGATCACGACTGATGGTTTTATCTATCCCAATCGTGAGCTGGAAAAACGAGGCATCATGGCTCGCAAAGGATTTCCGGAAAGCTATGATATGGAAAAGCTGCTGACGTTTTTAAATGATGTCAATGCTGGTGAAGACTGCGTCAAAGCACCGGTTTATTCACATAGCGTCTACGATATTATTCCTGATGAGTATCAGAAGATTGAAAAACCGGACGTGCTGATCGTTGAAGGAATCAATGTCTTGCAGCTGCCCACTACGCAGCGAATCTACGTCAGCGACTTTTTTGACTTCTCGATTTACATTGATGCTGAGCCTGAGCTGATTGAACAGTGGTATCTGGAACGATTCGGCATGCTTTTGGACACAGCCTTTCAAGATCCAAGCAACTACTACTATCCTTACACCAAGGGCAGCCGCAGTCAGGCCTTTGCAGATGCACGCAAGGTTTGGAATACGGTCAATCTGCCTAATCTGCGCGATTACATTCTGCCAACGCGCAATCGGGCCGATGTAATTCTGCATAAGGCCGAAAATCACCATATTGATCGAATTTATCTGCGGGAAGACTAA